In one window of Posidoniimonas corsicana DNA:
- a CDS encoding alpha-L-fucosidase: MAAAMVLAAPLLSVAREPSPYDGSWESLQKMPVPAWFEEGKIGIFIHWGPYSAIGYRKGGRGYAEHVPKLMYADAEHYYPYLRERWGGSPPEFGYKDIIDGFTAENWEPDEWARLSVEAGARYVVLTAEHHDGWANWDSDLTPWNAVNKGPHRDLVGDLARAVRKQGLRFAPSYHRERHGSFFATKQYVVSAEPWPDIIEEIRRVPAAGSLYGPFGFSKAFVDDYVARWKEIQAKYQPDFMWIDDIPIYTRDGNNVRKGRAKPEIQYFDDQLRGMITDFMNDAAARGQEAYCNNKGGNRNWPDGVGCLEKDNLKLKNIGPKWQSCTTFGTSFGYLEGDRYKSIKGVIHEMIEVVSRNGNFLINIGPRADGTIPEPQMNRLRAMGDWLRINGDAIYGSRYWKQNHQAAGNLAFTANGEKLYAIAMDKPTSQLTINECAGWETGAIRSVRLLGSDSVVEWELAPSGLQITPPKDLGDSNYAWVFEVATDREQHTPGVKEGDANAALRGTSEVDLEGRAR, from the coding sequence ATGGCGGCCGCGATGGTCTTGGCGGCGCCATTGCTGAGTGTAGCGCGGGAACCCAGCCCCTATGACGGCAGTTGGGAGTCGCTGCAGAAGATGCCCGTTCCGGCGTGGTTCGAAGAGGGCAAGATCGGCATCTTTATCCATTGGGGGCCCTACAGCGCGATTGGCTATCGCAAAGGGGGACGCGGCTATGCGGAGCACGTGCCAAAACTTATGTACGCCGATGCGGAGCACTACTACCCCTACCTGCGGGAGCGGTGGGGCGGAAGTCCACCAGAGTTCGGCTATAAGGACATAATCGACGGATTCACGGCAGAGAACTGGGAGCCGGACGAGTGGGCACGGCTTTCTGTGGAGGCGGGCGCCAGGTACGTGGTTCTGACCGCGGAGCACCACGATGGCTGGGCGAACTGGGACTCTGATCTGACGCCGTGGAACGCGGTGAACAAGGGTCCACATCGCGACCTTGTGGGCGACCTGGCAAGGGCGGTACGCAAGCAAGGCCTCAGATTTGCGCCTTCTTATCACCGTGAACGGCACGGTTCGTTCTTCGCCACAAAGCAGTACGTGGTGTCCGCCGAGCCGTGGCCGGACATCATAGAAGAAATCCGGCGTGTGCCGGCGGCAGGGTCGCTGTACGGCCCGTTCGGCTTCTCCAAAGCGTTCGTCGACGACTATGTCGCCCGCTGGAAAGAGATCCAGGCCAAGTACCAACCCGATTTCATGTGGATTGACGACATTCCTATCTACACCCGGGATGGTAATAACGTGCGAAAAGGAAGGGCGAAGCCGGAGATTCAGTACTTTGACGATCAGCTACGTGGCATGATCACGGATTTCATGAACGATGCAGCGGCCCGCGGGCAGGAGGCTTATTGCAACAACAAAGGCGGGAACCGGAACTGGCCGGATGGTGTGGGCTGCCTAGAGAAGGACAACCTGAAACTCAAGAACATCGGGCCTAAATGGCAAAGCTGCACAACTTTCGGCACTTCGTTTGGATACCTGGAGGGGGATCGCTACAAGTCGATCAAGGGGGTGATCCATGAAATGATCGAGGTTGTCAGTCGCAACGGCAACTTCCTGATCAACATTGGGCCGAGGGCGGACGGCACGATTCCAGAACCCCAGATGAACCGATTGCGAGCGATGGGCGATTGGCTCAGGATCAACGGTGACGCTATCTACGGATCACGGTACTGGAAGCAGAATCACCAGGCGGCGGGCAATCTTGCGTTTACAGCCAATGGAGAGAAACTCTACGCCATTGCGATGGACAAGCCCACAAGCCAACTGACCATCAACGAGTGCGCCGGCTGGGAAACCGGCGCCATCAGATCTGTGCGACTGCTGGGATCGGACTCGGTTGTAGAGTGGGAGTTAGCACCATCAGGATTGCAGATCACACCGCCCAAAGACCTTGGAGATAGTAATTACGCCTGGGTCTTTGAGGTGGCAACCGATCGTGAGCAGCACACGCCTGGCGTGAAGGAAGGCGACGCAAACGCGGCCCTCCGTGGCACGAGTGAAGTAGATCTAGAAGGGCGGGCTAGGTGA
- a CDS encoding sulfatase family protein — protein sequence MNLIHGSPVAVFCLTACFAWLNDASSADLAQRPSVVLILADDLGYGDVQCLNPERGKIATPNLDQLAQQGMTFTDAHTASSVCTPTRYALLTGRYNWRTRLQSGVLWGYSAPLIAEGRLTIAELMKQNGYRTACFGKWHLGMDLPTTGGPAPTVRKPKIVNIDWKGAIQNGPTDVGFDAFYGITASLDMAPYIYIQDDRFVGECEGGKGKSAMVRQHDFNTRDVLPEIGRKATEYISSQDGKQPFFVYVPLTSPHTPIVPSAEWVGKSGLGKYGDFVMQTDDVIGKILDAVDARGLSKNTLVIVTSDNGCSNAAKIPELQAKGHYPSAHLRGSKADLWDGGHRVPFFVRWPGVVEEGSRCDQTICQTDLIATCAEILGKELPENAGEDSVSFLPAFSGQTIRSSRAGIVHHSISGHFGYRQGNWKLLLARGSGGWTSPNEKAAAKAGAPFVQLYDMENDPGESDNLSSSHPEVVERLLAQLESDVARGRSTDGMASRNDVATIKLWKSGEE from the coding sequence ATGAACTTAATACATGGGAGCCCGGTAGCCGTCTTCTGCTTAACGGCGTGTTTCGCTTGGCTCAACGATGCTTCGTCCGCTGATCTAGCTCAGCGCCCCAGTGTTGTCCTGATCCTTGCAGACGATCTTGGCTACGGCGACGTGCAGTGCCTGAATCCCGAGCGGGGGAAAATCGCAACGCCAAACCTGGATCAGCTCGCGCAACAGGGGATGACGTTTACCGATGCACACACTGCTTCGTCGGTTTGTACGCCTACCCGGTACGCCCTGTTGACCGGGCGATACAACTGGCGAACGCGATTGCAGAGCGGTGTTCTGTGGGGTTACAGCGCTCCCTTGATCGCAGAAGGCCGGCTGACGATCGCTGAGCTGATGAAGCAGAACGGCTATCGCACGGCGTGCTTTGGCAAGTGGCACCTCGGGATGGACCTTCCCACAACCGGTGGTCCGGCGCCAACAGTACGTAAGCCGAAGATTGTCAATATTGACTGGAAGGGCGCCATTCAGAATGGCCCCACCGATGTCGGGTTTGATGCTTTCTACGGGATCACGGCGTCGCTGGACATGGCGCCGTACATCTATATCCAGGACGACCGGTTTGTCGGAGAGTGCGAAGGCGGCAAGGGCAAGTCGGCGATGGTCCGGCAGCATGATTTTAACACGCGGGATGTGCTGCCAGAGATCGGCCGTAAGGCGACAGAGTACATCTCCAGCCAGGACGGAAAGCAGCCTTTTTTCGTATACGTTCCGCTGACCTCCCCTCACACGCCCATCGTGCCCTCCGCAGAATGGGTCGGCAAGAGCGGGCTCGGTAAGTACGGCGACTTCGTGATGCAGACCGATGACGTGATCGGAAAGATCCTTGATGCGGTCGACGCCCGGGGGCTGAGCAAGAACACACTTGTCATCGTAACCAGCGACAACGGTTGCTCCAACGCAGCCAAGATCCCCGAACTACAAGCCAAGGGGCACTACCCGAGCGCGCACCTGCGTGGCTCCAAGGCAGATCTGTGGGACGGTGGTCACCGCGTGCCATTTTTCGTGCGTTGGCCGGGCGTCGTCGAGGAGGGAAGTCGTTGTGATCAAACGATCTGTCAAACGGACCTCATCGCCACGTGCGCGGAAATCCTGGGGAAGGAATTGCCGGAAAACGCTGGTGAAGACAGCGTCAGCTTCCTGCCGGCGTTCTCCGGCCAGACCATCCGATCCAGCCGTGCCGGGATTGTCCACCACTCCATCAGTGGGCACTTTGGGTACCGTCAGGGAAACTGGAAGCTCTTGCTCGCCAGAGGTTCCGGCGGCTGGACGTCGCCGAACGAGAAGGCCGCTGCCAAGGCAGGGGCGCCTTTCGTCCAACTCTATGACATGGAGAACGATCCCGGTGAGTCGGACAACCTCAGCTCTTCCCACCCAGAGGTAGTGGAGCGCTTGCTGGCACAGTTAGAGTCTGATGTGGCTCGCGGACGCAGCACCGATGGCATGGCGTCGCGGAATGACGTTGCGACAATCAAGCTTTGGAAGAGCGGCGAAGAATGA
- a CDS encoding alpha-L-fucosidase, which translates to MRASAYILPAFLWTSALTSLSHGDDSRPLKELLNNPHREAEFMDWGLGMFVHWSHDSQLGSVISHSMVGASETYLDRFINELPKSFNPKQYDPDEWMEIAKIAGVKYMVLTTKHHSGFCMWDTETTDFSIMHTPYGQDVVGKYVAACRKHGVKVGFYFSPEDFLFLHRHGEVVRREGTSGKEAPALHDYNKKQLDELFGRYGDIDVVFFDGRGGRELAQYIHGIQPQCIVTRGEMETPEQRLPQDPLPGPWESCFTLGTQWQFKPTNEEYKTGTTLINMLIETRAKGGNLLINAGPEPSGKLPFEQERIFRELGLWMFINDEAIRGVRPCPVIGEQDVWYTQSKDGSSVYVLVTGHTGPVERWPHGERKEILLTELAATDAATVSVLGQNDKVLEYRPEEDVESRLTQTPEGLLLSVVRAQRIYNNKRWPNAVVLKLKGVRFVNH; encoded by the coding sequence GTGCGAGCCAGCGCCTACATCCTGCCTGCATTCTTATGGACTTCTGCACTAACATCGCTTTCCCACGGCGATGACTCACGACCGCTGAAAGAGTTGCTGAACAATCCCCACCGCGAAGCCGAATTCATGGACTGGGGGCTAGGCATGTTCGTGCATTGGTCGCATGACTCACAACTTGGTTCGGTGATTAGTCACTCGATGGTCGGCGCGTCTGAGACTTACCTGGATCGCTTCATCAATGAACTGCCTAAGAGTTTCAACCCAAAGCAGTACGATCCCGACGAGTGGATGGAGATCGCGAAGATCGCCGGCGTTAAGTACATGGTGCTCACCACCAAACACCACAGTGGCTTCTGTATGTGGGACACCGAAACGACGGACTTCAGCATCATGCACACGCCCTACGGCCAAGATGTTGTGGGCAAGTACGTTGCAGCGTGCCGGAAGCACGGCGTCAAAGTCGGGTTCTATTTTTCACCAGAGGATTTCCTTTTCTTGCACCGCCACGGCGAAGTTGTGCGGAGAGAGGGCACGTCTGGCAAGGAGGCGCCTGCTCTACACGACTACAACAAGAAGCAACTCGACGAACTCTTTGGCCGATACGGTGACATTGATGTGGTGTTTTTTGATGGCAGAGGGGGCCGAGAACTTGCCCAGTATATCCACGGAATTCAGCCACAATGCATTGTCACCCGCGGCGAAATGGAGACCCCTGAGCAGCGCCTGCCCCAAGACCCCCTGCCGGGCCCATGGGAATCTTGCTTTACCCTTGGCACCCAGTGGCAATTCAAGCCGACGAACGAGGAGTACAAGACCGGGACCACTCTGATCAATATGCTGATAGAAACCCGTGCAAAAGGCGGCAACCTGCTGATTAACGCAGGTCCCGAGCCTTCAGGGAAGCTCCCGTTTGAGCAGGAGCGAATTTTCCGGGAGTTGGGGCTGTGGATGTTTATCAACGATGAAGCGATCCGGGGAGTCCGCCCGTGCCCGGTGATCGGCGAGCAGGACGTGTGGTACACCCAGTCCAAGGATGGCAGTTCGGTTTATGTGCTAGTAACCGGTCACACGGGCCCAGTGGAGCGTTGGCCTCATGGGGAGCGGAAAGAGATCCTACTTACCGAACTGGCAGCCACCGATGCGGCAACCGTCAGCGTGCTAGGCCAGAACGACAAGGTGCTCGAGTACAGGCCCGAGGAAGACGTCGAATCTCGGCTAACGCAAACCCCTGAAGGCCTTTTGCTCTCTGTTGTCCGCGCCCAACGGATCTACAACAACAAACGCTGGCCGAACGCAGTCGTGCTGAAGCTAAAAGGCGTTCGGTTCGTTAACCACTAA